The proteins below come from a single Oncorhynchus tshawytscha isolate Ot180627B linkage group LG22, Otsh_v2.0, whole genome shotgun sequence genomic window:
- the eif4ba gene encoding eukaryotic translation initiation factor 4B isoform X2 has translation MAALAKKKGNKKVKTLSLTDFLADDKGGNAPTSYAPTKPASSWADETDDLETEVSTSWHTEEDMYRAPAIDRSILPTAPRSAREPNVDRSRIPRGPPYTAFLGNLPYDVTEDSIKDFFRGVGISAVRLPREPSNPERLKGFGYAEFDDVESLLSALSLNEENLGNRRIRVDIADQSNDKGRDNHSMGGRDRDRGGDFGPDKTDCDDWRAPRPSGGESDDGPPRRDDAFGDRSRDRYESDRPRGDDRYGGGQDRFRDRYDDRDRRDDRGGGFGGGGRRAFGTGYRRDEGGQDSYRQDSYRRDDYRVSGDRYGDRGSDRYERREESRDDRGAVERPKLILKPRSVPKEMEQSNTPFAPSGRAASIFGGAKPVDTAAKEREVEERLKREQEKLQRQLEDRIPDRKPRERHPSWRSEDQPAERSRTGSESSQPGSQSGRASKRRESERSVDSGREEEPSSPVTLPPPRLDGQPLKVVFAPPPKENAWAKRTTPVGGSSEGSAGQPVAPSSDTAPQLTSSSSLAEANKKEVELSE, from the exons TGTCCACCTCCTGGCATACAGAGGAGGATATGTACAGGGCCCCGGCCATCGACCGCTCCATCCTGCCCACAGCACCCCGTTCAGCCCGGGAGCCAAATGTTGACCGCTCCCGTATCCCACGTGGTCCCCCTTACACCGCCTTCCTGGGCAACTTGCCCTACGACGTCACTGAGGACTCAATCAAGGACTTCTTCAGGGGTGTGGGG atcaGTGCAGTGCGTCTTCCTAGAGAGCCCAGTAACCCAGAGAGGCTGAAGGGTTTTGGCTATGCTGAGTTTGATGATGTGGAATCCCTCCTGAGTGCCTTGAGTCTAAATGAAGAG AACTTGGGAAATAGAAGAATCCGTGTGGACATTGCAGACCAGTCTAATGACAAAG GGAGGGATAATCACTCCATGGGTGGCCGGGACAGGGACCGGGGGGGAGACTTTGGCCCAGACAAGACAGACTGTGATGACTGGAGGGCACCTCGGCccagtggaggagagagtgacGACGGGCCGCCTCGGAGAGACGACGCCTTTGGAGACC GGTCACGGGACCGCTACGAGTCAGACAGGCCCAGAGGAGATGATCGCTACGGAGGGGGCCAGGACAGGTTCAGGGATCGCTATGATGACCGGGATCGCAGAGATGACAGAGGAG gtggttttggtggtggtggtcgCAGGGCATTTGGCACTGGTTACAGGCGCGATGAGGGAGGACAGGATAGCTACCGGCAGGATAGCTACCGACGGGATGACTACCGGGTTAGTGGGGATCGTTATGGTGACCGTGGTAGTGATCGATACGAGAGACGGGAGGAAAGCCGGGATGACAGAG GTGCTGTCGAGAGGCCCAAGTTGATCCTGAAGCCCCGTAGTGTACCCAAAGAGATGGAGCAGAGCAACACCCCGTTTGCCCCCTCAGGCAGGGCTGCCTCCATCTTCGGCGGGGCTAAGCCAGTGGACACGGCCGCcaaggagagagaggttgaggagaGGCTGAAGAGGGAACAGGAGAAACTGCAGCGACAGCTAGAGGACAGGATCCCAGACCGCAAGCCCAGAGAGAG GCACCCCAGCTGGCGCAGTGAGGACCAACCTGCAGAACGCTCTCGGACGGGCAGCGAGTCTTCCCAACCAGGCAGCCAGTCTGGCAGAG CCTCCAAGCGCAGGGAGAGCGAGCGCTCGGTGGACAGTGGTCGTGAAGAGGAGCCCTCCTCCCCTGTGACCCTGCCCCCTCCCAGACTGGACGGGCAGCCCCTGAAGGTGGTGTTTGCCCCACCCCCCAAGGAGAACGCCTGGGCCAAGAGGACCACGCCCGTTGGGGGCTCCAGTGAGGGCTCGGCTGGGCAACCTGTCGCCCCCAGCAGTGACACAGCCCCACAGCTCACCAG CTCCTCAAGCTTAGCTGAGGCAAATAAAAAAG AGGTCGAGCTCAGCGAATAA